One genomic region from Sulfuriflexus mobilis encodes:
- a CDS encoding M48 family metallopeptidase: MRLKVSAPQGLVVVVPRGFDTGQIPALLATQRPWLEKVLAEFAERMPDDADEGLPEQLSLRAIGQTWSVEYAHSTATHVSARSHTGQRVRVRGNITDKKACRAALRRWLLRQAHIELVPWLEALSHTHSLPYKKTRVSMQKTRWGSCSSRGTISINAQLLFLERHHVEYVFLHELCHTVQMNHSPQFWAMLAARMPGYRDTHQAIRQAWQYTPAWTSDKD; encoded by the coding sequence GTGCGCCTGAAGGTGTCCGCCCCGCAGGGGCTGGTGGTTGTGGTGCCCAGGGGTTTCGATACAGGACAGATCCCGGCCCTGCTGGCGACGCAGCGACCCTGGTTGGAAAAGGTTTTGGCAGAGTTTGCCGAACGCATGCCAGACGATGCCGACGAGGGCCTGCCCGAACAACTGTCGCTGAGGGCTATTGGGCAGACCTGGTCTGTCGAGTATGCACATAGCACAGCGACACATGTCAGTGCGCGAAGCCATACCGGGCAGCGTGTCCGTGTGCGGGGCAATATCACCGATAAGAAGGCCTGCCGCGCCGCCCTGCGTCGCTGGTTGTTGAGGCAGGCACATATCGAACTGGTGCCGTGGCTTGAGGCGCTCAGCCATACCCATTCCTTACCTTATAAAAAGACCCGGGTGAGCATGCAGAAGACACGCTGGGGGAGCTGCTCTTCTCGTGGCACGATCAGTATCAATGCGCAATTATTGTTCCTTGAGAGACATCACGTCGAGTACGTGTTTTTGCACGAGTTGTGTCATACCGTGCAGATGAATCACTCGCCGCAATTTTGGGCCATGCTTGCCGCCCGCATGCCGGGTTACAGGGATACTCACCAGGCTATCAGGCAGGCGTGGCAATACACCCCTGCCTGGACAAGTGATAAAGACTAA
- the yeiP gene encoding elongation factor P-like protein YeiP, whose product MPKASDLKRGMIVEIDGDPHAVKKVEAKSPSSRGASTLYKVRFTNLKTGQKLDESLKGDDLLKDADCQRTKVQYSYQDGDLYTFMNMEDYSQYSLNGDDLEGQLGYLTEGLEGITALLMDGEIIGIELPQSVNMTITETSPGIKGATATGRTKPATLTTGLEIQVPEYLENGELVKVNTSNGKFISRA is encoded by the coding sequence GTGCCAAAGGCGAGTGATTTGAAACGTGGCATGATTGTAGAAATCGACGGTGACCCACATGCCGTCAAAAAAGTAGAGGCAAAAAGCCCCTCTTCTCGGGGTGCTTCGACCCTTTACAAGGTGCGTTTTACCAACCTGAAGACCGGTCAGAAACTCGATGAGTCCCTGAAGGGTGATGACCTGCTCAAGGATGCCGATTGCCAGCGCACCAAGGTCCAGTACTCTTACCAGGACGGTGACCTGTACACCTTTATGAATATGGAAGACTATAGTCAGTACAGTCTCAATGGCGATGACCTGGAAGGTCAACTCGGTTATCTGACCGAAGGTCTGGAAGGGATCACCGCGCTGCTCATGGACGGGGAGATCATCGGTATCGAGTTACCACAGTCTGTGAACATGACGATTACCGAGACCAGCCCCGGCATCAAGGGGGCCACGGCCACCGGCCGGACCAAACCGGCGACATTGACGACCGGTCTCGAGATACAGGTACCGGAGTACCTGGAGAATGGTGAGCTTGTTAAGGTCAATACGAGTAACGGTAAATTTATCTCCCGGGCATGA
- the recQ gene encoding DNA helicase RecQ — protein MPDSAHNDALSPAQDLLSKVFGYERFRFAQDEIICQLLEGGDALVLMPTGGGKSLCYQIPAMLREGLGVVVSPLIALMHDQVSAMQQLGVRAEFLNSSMSQEEAYRVEQAVRNGELDLLYVAPERLMMERTLSMLSQSRLALFAIDEAHCVSQWGHDFRPEYIQLSVLHERFPDVPRIALTATADNATRREIVERLALGNARQFITGFDRPNICYRISENQGNARDRLLRFIHNEHEGDAGIVYCLSRKKVDETAKWLAQKDLKALPYHAGLPAEERRQNQERFLREDSVIIVATIAFGMGIDKPDVRFVAHLNLPKSLEAYYQETGRAGRDGQPANAWMVYGLQDVIMLRQMQESSEANENHKRIERHKLDSMLGFCELTRCRRQALLEYFDDHSLTQPCGNCDTCLTPPETWDASIATQKALSCVHRTGQRFGVNYLVDILLGKDNERIRNAGHDKLTTFGIGKDLDQNAWRNLYRQLIAHGLLSVDLEGYGGLHLTEACRPVLRGEQPLMLRKLVARGGTAKRDRKASQFAGKADKALWQALRDKRQQLATQQSVPAYVIFHDATLMEMVSYRPETLEQLGRLSGIGERKLEAYGDEFLGVIREHLADENAPATDTIDESLQLFRLGMDAEQIANQRGLTTSTVMNHLAKVIELGELDVREVTGLDAEVITAIRFAFEHSEEPNKLKPVFEALNGEYDYAVLRCVKASLNQG, from the coding sequence ATGCCAGATTCCGCCCACAATGACGCCCTGAGCCCGGCCCAAGACCTGCTTTCCAAGGTGTTCGGTTACGAGCGCTTCCGTTTTGCGCAGGACGAGATCATCTGTCAACTGCTCGAAGGCGGTGATGCGCTGGTGCTCATGCCGACGGGTGGCGGTAAATCGCTGTGTTATCAGATTCCTGCCATGCTGCGCGAGGGCCTGGGTGTGGTGGTCTCGCCGTTGATCGCGCTGATGCACGACCAGGTCTCGGCCATGCAGCAACTTGGGGTGCGGGCGGAGTTTCTGAATTCCTCGATGAGTCAGGAAGAGGCCTATCGGGTCGAGCAGGCGGTGCGCAACGGCGAACTGGACCTGCTGTATGTGGCACCGGAAAGGCTGATGATGGAACGTACCCTGAGTATGTTGTCGCAGTCACGACTGGCGCTGTTTGCAATCGATGAGGCGCACTGTGTCTCGCAGTGGGGGCATGACTTCCGCCCCGAGTATATCCAGCTCAGTGTCCTGCATGAGCGCTTTCCCGATGTCCCTCGTATTGCCCTGACCGCGACGGCCGATAACGCCACGCGCCGCGAGATCGTTGAGCGGCTGGCACTGGGCAATGCGCGTCAGTTCATCACCGGTTTTGACCGGCCGAATATTTGTTATCGCATCAGCGAGAATCAGGGCAATGCCCGTGACCGCCTGTTGCGGTTTATTCATAACGAACACGAGGGCGATGCGGGTATCGTCTATTGCCTGTCGCGCAAGAAGGTCGATGAGACTGCGAAGTGGCTGGCGCAAAAAGACCTGAAGGCCCTGCCTTATCATGCCGGTCTGCCCGCCGAGGAGCGCCGCCAGAATCAGGAACGTTTTCTGCGCGAGGATAGTGTGATCATCGTCGCCACTATCGCCTTTGGTATGGGCATCGATAAACCTGATGTGCGTTTTGTTGCGCATTTAAATCTACCCAAGAGTCTTGAGGCCTATTACCAGGAGACTGGTCGCGCCGGCCGTGACGGTCAGCCAGCGAATGCCTGGATGGTCTATGGCCTGCAGGATGTGATCATGCTGCGGCAGATGCAGGAAAGCTCGGAGGCGAATGAAAACCACAAGCGCATTGAGCGTCACAAGCTCGACAGCATGCTCGGCTTTTGTGAACTGACGCGTTGCCGCCGACAGGCCCTGCTCGAATATTTTGATGACCACAGCCTGACGCAGCCCTGTGGTAACTGCGATACCTGCCTGACGCCACCCGAGACCTGGGATGCGAGCATCGCTACGCAAAAGGCCTTGTCTTGTGTGCACCGCACCGGGCAACGCTTCGGCGTGAATTACCTCGTTGATATCCTGCTCGGTAAAGACAACGAGCGCATCCGCAACGCCGGTCACGACAAACTCACCACCTTTGGCATCGGCAAGGACCTGGATCAAAACGCCTGGCGAAATCTTTATCGGCAGTTGATCGCACACGGCCTGTTGAGCGTGGACCTGGAAGGCTATGGCGGCCTGCACCTGACCGAGGCCTGTCGACCGGTGTTACGGGGTGAACAACCATTGATGTTGCGCAAGCTGGTCGCGCGTGGCGGAACCGCGAAACGGGACCGCAAGGCCAGCCAGTTTGCCGGCAAGGCCGACAAGGCCCTCTGGCAGGCCCTGCGTGACAAACGCCAGCAGCTCGCCACGCAACAGTCGGTACCGGCCTATGTGATCTTCCACGATGCGACTCTGATGGAAATGGTCAGCTACCGTCCAGAGACACTCGAACAGCTGGGGCGACTGAGCGGCATCGGCGAGCGCAAGCTCGAGGCCTATGGCGATGAGTTTCTCGGTGTGATTCGTGAACACCTCGCCGATGAGAATGCCCCGGCAACGGATACCATTGATGAGAGCCTGCAACTGTTTCGACTCGGCATGGATGCGGAGCAGATCGCGAACCAGCGCGGGCTGACTACGAGCACAGTCATGAACCATCTCGCCAAGGTTATCGAGCTCGGTGAGCTGGATGTGCGTGAGGTCACCGGGCTGGATGCGGAGGTGATCACTGCGATTCGTTTTGCCTTTGAACACAGCGAGGAGCCGAACAAGCTCAAGCCGGTGTTCGAGGCCCTGAACGGCGAGTACGACTATGCCGTGTTGCGTTGTGTGAAGGCCTCCCTGAACCAGGGCTGA
- a CDS encoding glutaredoxin family protein: MKYIIRPFFQLIRLLLGPVILLWDLVTTPKGIERPEIEQDEVDRKTKSLVLYQFRTCPFCIKVRRAMKRLSLNIEIRDTQRDIANREALLLGGGTIKVPCLQITDEHGNVSWMYESDEIVRYLQERFT, encoded by the coding sequence ATGAAGTACATTATCCGCCCCTTCTTCCAGCTCATTCGACTCCTGCTCGGCCCGGTTATCTTACTCTGGGACCTCGTCACCACGCCAAAAGGCATCGAGCGCCCCGAGATCGAACAGGACGAGGTCGACCGCAAGACGAAGAGCCTGGTCCTCTACCAGTTCCGCACCTGTCCGTTTTGCATCAAGGTGCGCCGCGCCATGAAGCGCCTGTCACTGAATATCGAGATCCGGGATACGCAACGCGACATTGCCAACCGTGAAGCACTGTTGCTCGGTGGCGGCACCATCAAGGTGCCCTGCCTGCAGATCACGGATGAACACGGAAATGTTAGCTGGATGTATGAGTCGGACGAGATTGTCCGCTACCTGCAGGAACGTTTTACTTAA
- a CDS encoding YdbL family protein has translation MKRTLTIHLLTLLLSLSAFSMAAWSTQAWALDLQAAKAQGLVGEQLDGYLGVVKASAAVQALVQQVNDGRRTYYEGIARRNGTSVQVVEVLAGKKAIELTPPGQYVQSPSGAWTRK, from the coding sequence ATGAAAAGAACACTGACAATCCATTTACTGACACTGCTGCTGAGCCTGAGCGCCTTCAGCATGGCGGCCTGGTCAACGCAGGCCTGGGCGCTTGATCTGCAAGCGGCCAAGGCCCAGGGGCTGGTGGGCGAACAGCTTGATGGTTACCTGGGTGTCGTCAAAGCCTCTGCGGCGGTGCAGGCGCTGGTGCAGCAGGTCAACGACGGGCGCAGAACGTATTATGAAGGTATTGCCCGGCGCAATGGCACATCCGTTCAGGTGGTCGAGGTGCTGGCTGGCAAGAAGGCCATTGAACTGACACCGCCGGGCCAGTATGTGCAAAGCCCCTCGGGTGCCTGGACGAGGAAGTAA
- a CDS encoding YnbE family lipoprotein has product MKRFLLVFTGSAAMLLVLAACTHKVQLEAPEKPITINLNVKIEHEIRVKVDKELDALFKKDSGLF; this is encoded by the coding sequence ATGAAAAGATTCTTGCTAGTCTTCACCGGTTCAGCTGCCATGCTGCTGGTGCTTGCCGCCTGTACCCACAAGGTTCAGCTTGAGGCACCCGAGAAACCCATCACCATTAACCTCAATGTAAAAATCGAGCATGAGATCAGGGTTAAGGTCGACAAGGAACTCGACGCACTGTTCAAGAAAGACAGCGGGCTGTTCTGA
- a CDS encoding YdbH domain-containing protein, protein MIMLLSAFSGLLIMLIVSLPGIVERLVEHRLSKLGVDAARLQIAELGLKASRIRTLKFVYRGSGKRFAVTASDIQISYRLDELLFGRLGHIQLPRVAVRISALPGVRVDMPLPTIASIPLPAAWLPDLPFKQLTLTQLRLYDESSGGDAPVDMRADILVRGGRLQARLDLEAEGREPLHADLRLMPSGEMALLVSPAGAQPSYLSLTSGPLIDNGQRLQAQVAVEGDLQALQAAFSAWQVAGVVPTMRGHLKGQGQLSLPLAQDPHVPLAGLWLEGGASLDVEMPGVLGAVEGLRVALPLTIDLKEGLLHWHIEDGARVTFYPRLEAPSAMQTWLQARGRDGQRLPVIITAPGGVSGQARIDADFLAHPRLQTRDTLRLDYGEAGAAMDLHLSAQALDIGLRPPLQGRAMLTFAGSLLEAQPLPAKRAALTGTATLALREDRLMLALQPGTALSLDGFASAGFVAPSLTATLESPADCAYPLSPASWHCAPFALRLLLPTATLGDKTLQTGNTQLRLKTLAGTANGWSVQARGEMAAVSLHTGGHSVRLDSVQAAVQADQSGAKAQLTLSAAGGGINAHIDAVHRQADNRGQATFNIDPINFTPDRRLFARLFDGWPPALNLDKGRLLAGGRLNWRPETANKKGALSLDQTTRISLEDIGGAYQKTTFAGLSSAVMLRGVTSPRLETPATIRLATLNPGFPITDISLQAAMSVPLGGKPVFSINALQAQALGGQVAGDHIELDLARERNPFTIRVSGLDIGALLKLEQDKGLYGTGVIDGELPLVLDRDGLSMRQGRLVARAPGGVLRYAGDARVQALAQGNPNLQLLLTALRDFHYHLLQTDVNYAPDGSLTMQLRLEGKNPELEGGRPVHLNVNVEENVLMLLRSLRLADEISEKVGEGIQQREQGR, encoded by the coding sequence ATGATAATGCTGTTGTCAGCGTTCAGTGGCTTACTGATCATGCTGATAGTCAGCCTGCCCGGCATCGTGGAGCGGCTGGTCGAACACCGGCTCAGCAAACTCGGGGTGGATGCGGCGCGGCTGCAGATCGCCGAGCTCGGTCTGAAGGCCAGCCGTATTCGTACATTAAAGTTTGTCTACCGTGGCAGCGGTAAGCGCTTCGCGGTGACGGCCAGCGATATTCAGATCAGTTACCGTCTCGATGAACTCCTGTTTGGTCGGTTGGGACATATCCAGTTGCCGAGGGTGGCGGTGCGGATCAGTGCGTTGCCGGGTGTCCGTGTGGATATGCCATTACCGACGATAGCTTCGATCCCCTTGCCGGCTGCATGGTTGCCCGACCTGCCGTTTAAGCAACTGACGCTGACGCAGCTGCGTCTCTATGACGAATCAAGCGGGGGCGATGCGCCGGTTGATATGCGGGCCGATATTCTGGTAAGGGGCGGACGGCTGCAGGCAAGGCTTGATCTGGAGGCCGAGGGGCGGGAACCGCTGCATGCCGATCTCCGTCTTATGCCAAGCGGCGAGATGGCATTATTGGTCTCACCGGCTGGGGCACAACCGTCGTACCTGTCACTGACGAGCGGGCCGCTCATCGACAACGGCCAGCGCCTGCAGGCGCAGGTGGCTGTGGAGGGCGATTTGCAGGCATTGCAGGCTGCGTTCAGCGCCTGGCAAGTAGCCGGTGTCGTGCCGACCATGCGTGGCCACCTCAAGGGACAGGGTCAGCTGAGCTTGCCGCTTGCACAGGATCCACACGTACCCTTAGCCGGGTTGTGGCTGGAGGGTGGGGCATCGCTGGATGTCGAGATGCCGGGTGTGTTGGGGGCGGTCGAGGGGCTTCGTGTTGCCTTACCCCTCACGATCGATCTAAAGGAGGGCCTGCTGCACTGGCATATTGAGGACGGTGCGCGTGTCACCTTTTACCCCCGCCTCGAGGCGCCCTCTGCCATGCAGACATGGCTACAGGCCCGGGGCCGTGATGGCCAGCGGTTGCCGGTGATCATCACGGCCCCGGGCGGGGTATCCGGTCAGGCCCGTATCGATGCAGACTTTCTTGCCCACCCGCGCCTGCAAACCCGCGATACCTTGCGCCTCGACTACGGCGAGGCGGGGGCAGCGATGGACCTGCACCTATCCGCACAGGCACTCGATATCGGCCTGCGCCCGCCCCTGCAGGGGCGGGCGATGCTGACATTTGCCGGTAGCCTGCTTGAGGCACAGCCATTGCCGGCCAAGCGTGCGGCTCTTACCGGCACGGCAACACTTGCCCTGAGAGAAGACCGCCTGATGCTGGCACTGCAACCGGGGACGGCCTTGTCGCTGGACGGGTTTGCCTCGGCAGGGTTTGTGGCCCCGTCACTGACGGCGACGCTGGAAAGCCCGGCAGACTGTGCCTACCCATTGAGCCCTGCGTCGTGGCACTGTGCACCGTTCGCGTTGCGCCTGTTGCTGCCCACGGCCACCTTGGGCGACAAGACCCTGCAGACGGGCAATACACAACTACGGTTAAAGACACTTGCCGGCACCGCGAACGGCTGGTCGGTGCAGGCGCGGGGGGAGATGGCGGCGGTGTCGCTGCATACGGGGGGGCATTCTGTTCGCCTGGACAGCGTGCAGGCCGCTGTCCAGGCGGACCAGTCCGGTGCGAAGGCGCAGTTAACATTGTCTGCGGCCGGGGGCGGCATCAACGCGCACATAGACGCGGTGCATAGGCAGGCCGATAACCGCGGTCAGGCAACGTTCAATATCGACCCTATAAACTTCACGCCAGACAGGCGCCTGTTCGCCCGGCTATTTGACGGCTGGCCCCCGGCGCTGAACCTGGACAAGGGCCGCTTGCTGGCCGGGGGCCGCCTGAACTGGCGGCCGGAAACAGCTAACAAGAAGGGCGCGCTGTCGCTGGATCAGACAACGCGTATCAGTCTGGAGGACATCGGCGGTGCCTACCAGAAAACGACCTTCGCCGGCCTGAGCAGCGCGGTTATGCTGCGTGGCGTGACGTCGCCACGGCTTGAAACCCCGGCCACTATCCGCCTGGCGACGCTGAATCCGGGATTCCCCATTACCGACATCTCCCTGCAGGCCGCGATGTCGGTGCCGCTGGGCGGCAAGCCGGTGTTCAGCATCAATGCCCTGCAGGCACAGGCACTCGGCGGCCAGGTCGCCGGTGATCACATCGAGCTGGACCTGGCGCGCGAGCGGAATCCCTTCACCATCCGCGTCAGCGGGCTGGATATCGGGGCATTGCTCAAGCTTGAACAGGATAAGGGCCTCTACGGTACCGGTGTTATCGATGGTGAGTTGCCCCTGGTGCTCGATCGTGATGGCCTGTCCATGCGGCAGGGGCGATTGGTCGCCCGTGCCCCCGGCGGCGTGCTGCGTTATGCCGGCGATGCACGGGTGCAGGCGCTGGCGCAGGGCAATCCGAACCTGCAGCTGTTGCTCACGGCCCTGCGAGACTTTCATTACCACCTGCTGCAGACAGATGTGAACTATGCACCGGACGGCAGCCTGACCATGCAGCTGAGGCTTGAAGGCAAAAATCCGGAACTTGAGGGTGGCCGGCCTGTCCATCTTAATGTGAATGTCGAGGAAAACGTCCTCATGCTGTTGCGCAGCCTGCGACTGGCAGATGAAATCAGCGAAAAGGTCGGTGAGGGCATCCAGCAACGTGAACAAGGCCGCTGA
- a CDS encoding DUF2238 domain-containing protein: protein MTPRPFRNNRPLQGLILWLVVLWIITAIEPFNRRDWLLENLLVFIYAALLVVTYRRFAFTNLSYILFGAFISLHLVGAHYTYAETPFGFWLQNTFDLSRNHYDRIVHFAYGLLNAYPFRDIFMRAAGVRPSWSYFLPVVAVLAFSTFYEFLEVAVMTIVSPELGAIYLGTQGDIWDAEKDAFLAFCGAIIAMSIVWLYNKRHRRLKAAAHA, encoded by the coding sequence GTGACGCCACGACCATTTCGCAACAACCGCCCCCTGCAGGGGCTCATTCTCTGGCTGGTAGTGTTATGGATCATCACCGCTATCGAGCCCTTCAACCGCCGCGACTGGCTGCTCGAGAACCTGTTGGTGTTTATCTATGCCGCCTTGCTCGTGGTTACCTACCGGCGCTTCGCCTTCACCAACCTGTCGTATATATTGTTCGGTGCCTTTATCAGCCTGCACCTGGTGGGCGCCCACTATACCTACGCCGAGACGCCGTTCGGCTTCTGGTTACAGAACACCTTCGACCTTAGCCGCAATCACTATGACCGCATCGTCCACTTTGCCTACGGCCTGCTGAATGCCTACCCCTTCCGCGACATCTTTATGCGTGCCGCCGGGGTACGCCCGAGCTGGTCGTATTTTCTGCCCGTTGTCGCCGTGCTCGCCTTCAGCACCTTTTATGAATTCCTCGAGGTTGCCGTCATGACGATTGTCAGCCCGGAACTTGGTGCGATTTACCTCGGCACGCAGGGTGATATCTGGGATGCAGAGAAAGACGCCTTCCTCGCCTTCTGTGGCGCGATCATCGCCATGAGCATCGTCTGGTTGTATAACAAACGCCACCGTCGCCTGAAAGCAGCCGCGCATGCCTGA
- a CDS encoding DUF3820 family protein, with product MPERQQPALAYDPQQLLRLARYRMPFGKYANRLLIDLPEPYVVWFANKGFPEGELGQLLGIVYEVKVNGLEYLFEPLREN from the coding sequence ATGCCTGAAAGGCAACAACCCGCCCTGGCGTATGACCCGCAGCAGTTGCTGCGACTGGCCCGTTACCGCATGCCGTTTGGCAAGTACGCCAATCGCCTCTTGATCGACCTGCCGGAACCCTACGTGGTGTGGTTTGCCAATAAGGGTTTCCCCGAGGGGGAACTGGGGCAACTGCTGGGCATAGTCTACGAGGTCAAGGTTAATGGCCTGGAGTATCTGTTTGAGCCGCTGCGCGAAAATTGA
- a CDS encoding cupin domain-containing protein — protein sequence MGQTFIDLDEQHFSDLDIFPGTSWSVLTEPVSDGSIHRLKMKKGTIIPPHTHPSDEFVYIISGTAITGGRVCEKGTFWKTPAGVRQGPHEAITDIELITIRLGSMGEFEGL from the coding sequence ATGGGGCAAACATTTATAGACTTGGATGAGCAACATTTCTCTGACCTCGACATTTTCCCCGGAACAAGTTGGTCAGTTCTGACTGAGCCAGTTTCTGATGGATCAATTCATCGCCTAAAAATGAAAAAAGGTACGATCATCCCTCCGCACACTCACCCTTCTGATGAATTTGTTTATATTATTTCGGGCACAGCTATAACAGGTGGAAGAGTGTGTGAAAAAGGGACTTTTTGGAAAACTCCTGCGGGGGTCAGGCAAGGTCCGCATGAGGCAATTACTGATATTGAGTTAATTACTATCCGTCTTGGCTCTATGGGAGAGTTTGAAGGGTTATAA
- the fabB gene encoding beta-ketoacyl-ACP synthase I produces the protein MRRVVVTGLGVLSSIGNNAREVTESLREGRSGIEFSQEYADLGFRSHVHGPVRINPAEHIDRKLMRFMGSAAAYNYLAMKEAVEDSGLAEDVISHVRTGLIMGSGGGSNENIVIATDTLREKGLKRIGPYMVTRTMGSTTSACLSTAFKIKGINYSISSACSTSAHCIGNAYEQIQMGKQDVMFAGGGEELHWSMTDLFDAMGALSSKYNDAPETASRAYDANRDGFVIAGGGGCVVLEELEHAKARGAKIYAELIGYGATSDGYDMVAPSGEGAMRCMQQAMSTIDVPVDYINAHGTSTPAGDMKELEAVKNVFGDSIPPISSTKSLTGHALGAAGVNEAIYSLLMQQEGFISASANITELDEAAAGIPIVMERIDNAKIDTVMSNSFGFGGTNATLIFGRYKD, from the coding sequence ATGAGACGTGTCGTCGTCACCGGTCTGGGGGTTTTATCCAGTATCGGCAACAACGCCAGGGAAGTAACGGAGTCACTGCGTGAGGGCCGTTCAGGTATCGAATTTTCACAAGAGTATGCCGATCTCGGCTTTCGCTCTCACGTCCACGGGCCTGTGCGCATTAACCCTGCCGAGCATATCGATCGCAAGCTGATGCGCTTCATGGGCAGTGCCGCGGCCTATAACTATCTGGCCATGAAAGAGGCCGTCGAAGACTCGGGCCTGGCGGAAGATGTCATTTCTCATGTCCGTACCGGCTTGATCATGGGTTCCGGCGGCGGTTCCAATGAGAATATCGTCATTGCCACTGACACCCTGCGCGAGAAGGGCCTCAAGCGTATTGGGCCGTATATGGTTACACGTACCATGGGCAGTACCACCTCGGCCTGTCTCTCCACCGCCTTCAAGATCAAGGGTATTAACTATTCTATTAGTTCGGCCTGTTCGACCAGCGCACATTGTATCGGTAATGCCTATGAGCAGATCCAGATGGGCAAGCAAGATGTCATGTTTGCCGGTGGCGGTGAAGAGCTGCACTGGAGCATGACCGACCTGTTCGATGCCATGGGTGCGCTGTCTTCCAAATATAACGATGCCCCGGAAACGGCCTCGCGTGCCTACGACGCCAACCGCGACGGTTTTGTCATTGCCGGTGGCGGTGGTTGTGTGGTGCTTGAGGAGCTCGAACACGCCAAGGCCCGCGGCGCAAAGATTTATGCCGAGTTGATCGGTTACGGCGCCACCTCGGACGGTTACGACATGGTCGCGCCATCCGGTGAAGGCGCGATGCGTTGCATGCAACAGGCGATGAGCACGATCGATGTGCCCGTTGATTACATCAACGCCCACGGCACCAGTACCCCGGCCGGGGATATGAAAGAACTCGAGGCGGTGAAGAATGTTTTCGGTGATAGTATTCCACCGATCAGTTCCACCAAGTCACTCACCGGTCATGCCCTGGGTGCCGCCGGTGTCAACGAGGCGATCTACTCACTGCTCATGCAGCAGGAAGGTTTCATCAGTGCCTCAGCAAATATCACCGAGCTCGATGAGGCGGCTGCCGGTATTCCTATTGTCATGGAACGCATCGACAATGCCAAGATTGATACAGTCATGTCGAACAGTTTTGGGTTTGGTGGCACAAACGCGACCTTGATCTTTGGACGTTACAAAGACTAA
- the fabA gene encoding 3-hydroxyacyl-[acyl-carrier-protein] dehydratase FabA, with product MSSKKAFSREELLKSGHGELLGPGNAQLPLPPMLMFDRITHISDEGGANGKGQIVAELDVRPDLWFFDCHFEGDPVMPGCLGLDAMWQLVGFFLGWKGGPGRGRALGSGEVKFTGQVTPKNKLVTYRIDLKRVIMRKLVMGIADAAMEVDGKEIYTAKDLRVGLFTSTENF from the coding sequence ATAAGTAGTAAGAAGGCCTTTAGCCGTGAAGAGTTATTAAAGAGTGGCCACGGCGAGCTGCTGGGGCCTGGTAATGCACAATTGCCCCTGCCGCCGATGTTGATGTTCGACCGCATTACGCATATCAGTGATGAGGGCGGCGCCAATGGTAAGGGCCAGATCGTCGCCGAACTCGATGTTCGTCCGGACTTGTGGTTTTTTGACTGCCATTTTGAGGGTGACCCGGTCATGCCGGGCTGCCTGGGCCTGGATGCCATGTGGCAGCTGGTCGGTTTCTTCCTCGGCTGGAAGGGTGGCCCGGGTCGTGGTCGCGCGCTGGGCTCCGGCGAAGTAAAATTCACCGGCCAGGTCACACCAAAGAACAAACTGGTGACTTACCGTATCGATTTGAAGCGTGTCATTATGCGCAAATTGGTGATGGGGATCGCCGATGCCGCCATGGAGGTCGATGGCAAAGAGATTTACACCGCCAAGGACCTGCGTGTTGGCCTGTTCACTTCGACTGAAAATTTCTAA